Below is a genomic region from Sphingomonas phyllosphaerae.
TCCCGATACGGAATGCCTGTCGGTCGGCAAGAGATCGGGCCGCCATTCCAAGGCGCAGGAGACGATCAACGACCTGATCCTCGCCGCCGCGCAAGCGGGGCGGCGCGTGGTACGGCTGAAGGGCGGCGACCCGTCGATCTTCGGCCGTTCCGCCGAGGAAGCCGCGCACCTGTCGGCGCATGGCATTCCCGTGCACATCTGCCCCGGCATCACCGCCGCCAGTGCCGCCGCTGCGTCGAGCGGCGTGTCGCTGACGCTGCGCGGCCTCGCACGGTCGCTGACCTTCGTCACCGCCCATGCCCGCAACGGCGAGCCGATCGACCTGAACTGGCCGGCGCTGGCGCGCGCGGGCGGCACGCTTGCCGTCTACATGGGCCGGGCCGCCGCGGGCGAGGTCGCGACGCGGCTGATGGAAGCGGGGCGTGACCCGTCGACCCCTGTGCTGATCGTCGTCAACGCCTCATTGCCCCACGAGCGCTGCATTCGCGGCCGGCTGTCGGCGCTGGCCTTCCTGGTCCAGACGATCAGCGACGACGATCCGACGCTGCTGCTGATCGGCGAAGCGGTACGATCCGGCGGCTCGACCGATATCGGGGCAGCGTCAATCGCAGCCAGCCCGTACGAAACGGCTTAGGATAAAAGGTCCGGCGATGATAAGAACATATACAAGGCTCGTGCATCGACCAGCTTGTGGCTGGAAACGCTTCTATGCCTATACCGCCATGTGCTGCTTGACCGTCCTGCCGAGAGTTTTTCTGTTCTAG
It encodes:
- the cobA gene encoding uroporphyrinogen-III C-methyltransferase gives rise to the protein MPPSIEIAPGTVWLVGAGPGDPDLLTRKAERLIRAADVIFYDALVGARVLALASPDTECLSVGKRSGRHSKAQETINDLILAAAQAGRRVVRLKGGDPSIFGRSAEEAAHLSAHGIPVHICPGITAASAAAASSGVSLTLRGLARSLTFVTAHARNGEPIDLNWPALARAGGTLAVYMGRAAAGEVATRLMEAGRDPSTPVLIVVNASLPHERCIRGRLSALAFLVQTISDDDPTLLLIGEAVRSGGSTDIGAASIAASPYETA